One region of Ensifer sp. WSM1721 genomic DNA includes:
- a CDS encoding MFS transporter codes for MTAAAEEDKTGLLASLKNPIFRPAFLASQLSSLGWLMQTVALSWLMATLATSDVMVALVQAASTLPTFFLAIFVGAIADSYNRRMVMIVGRTLMMAASAMLVVLMALGVTNPWIILAFSFLDGCGIALADPAWRASLGDMLERRHLPSAVTLLNVGFNTVRSVGPALGGFIVAAFGSLVTFALTTLGCVAPLSSVWRNKWKVPCSTLPRETLMTAIYDGLRCTAISSEIMTTIARGTMFGLGSTSILALLLLIARDQLKAGPVAYGILMAGFGAGALVAGLTNPRLMRTLTQERMFVLACAACAFSLALTSSLAIATASLALGGAGWVTAWSGLGVNVQLASPRWVVGRTISIYSAFTYVGIAAGSWIWGVIAENHSLSWAFGASAGASLFVAALGLKLPISNRSESELEPSSAFDAPAIALDLKPRSGPMLITTEYSISDDNADLFLNVMRRRRHVQSRVGARQWTLTRDVREPSRWLETYRTPTWTDYQRLHHRLTTADKQLDEELLNLSAATHPPRTSILIERPAGPERRVGPPEPHFFHK; via the coding sequence ATGACCGCGGCGGCCGAAGAAGACAAGACAGGATTACTGGCATCCCTGAAGAACCCGATCTTCCGGCCAGCCTTCCTCGCCTCCCAACTTTCGAGCCTCGGCTGGTTGATGCAGACGGTGGCGCTCAGTTGGCTGATGGCGACGCTCGCCACGTCGGACGTGATGGTGGCGCTGGTTCAGGCCGCCTCGACCTTACCGACCTTCTTCCTGGCGATCTTTGTCGGCGCGATCGCCGACAGCTACAACCGCCGCATGGTCATGATCGTCGGTCGAACCCTGATGATGGCCGCGTCCGCCATGCTGGTGGTCCTGATGGCCCTCGGCGTCACCAATCCGTGGATCATCCTTGCCTTCAGCTTTCTCGATGGCTGCGGTATCGCGCTGGCGGATCCCGCCTGGCGCGCTTCGCTGGGCGATATGCTGGAGCGCCGCCATCTGCCATCGGCCGTCACTCTCCTGAACGTCGGCTTCAACACGGTGCGCAGTGTCGGTCCGGCGCTTGGCGGTTTTATCGTCGCCGCCTTCGGATCGTTGGTTACTTTCGCGCTGACGACCCTCGGCTGTGTCGCGCCGCTAAGCTCCGTGTGGCGCAACAAATGGAAGGTCCCGTGTTCGACCCTTCCCCGCGAAACGTTGATGACCGCGATCTACGATGGCCTGCGCTGCACAGCGATATCCTCGGAAATCATGACGACGATCGCGCGCGGAACCATGTTCGGACTAGGGAGTACGTCGATCCTGGCACTCCTGCTCCTGATTGCCCGCGACCAGTTGAAGGCTGGGCCGGTCGCCTATGGCATCTTGATGGCCGGCTTCGGCGCCGGCGCGCTTGTCGCCGGGCTCACGAACCCTCGCCTCATGCGAACGTTGACCCAGGAACGCATGTTCGTCCTTGCCTGCGCGGCATGTGCGTTCTCGCTTGCGCTTACTTCATCCCTCGCCATTGCCACGGCCTCCTTGGCCCTTGGCGGCGCCGGATGGGTGACTGCATGGTCAGGACTTGGCGTGAATGTTCAACTGGCAAGCCCGCGCTGGGTGGTAGGACGTACCATCTCGATCTACAGCGCGTTCACATATGTCGGCATCGCCGCCGGCAGCTGGATCTGGGGTGTGATCGCCGAGAACCACTCGCTCTCCTGGGCGTTTGGTGCTTCTGCCGGGGCTTCCCTGTTCGTTGCCGCCTTGGGGTTAAAGCTGCCAATCAGCAATCGTTCTGAATCGGAACTCGAGCCGTCCAGTGCGTTCGATGCTCCGGCAATTGCCCTCGATCTGAAGCCGAGAAGCGGCCCGATGCTGATCACGACCGAATATTCCATCTCGGACGACAACGCCGATCTCTTTCTCAACGTCATGCGCAGACGCCGGCATGTGCAAAGCCGTGTCGGCGCCCGGCAATGGACCCTTACGCGCGACGTGCGCGAACCCTCGCGCTGGCTAGAGACATACCGCACTCCAACCTGGACGGACTACCAGCGCCTTCACCACCGGCTGACGACCGCCGACAAGCAGTTGGACGAAGAACTCCTGAACTTGAGTGCAGCGACCCATCCGCCCCGGACATCCATCCTGATTGAGCGTCCCGCCGGGCCTGAGCGCAGGGTCGGACCGCCCGAACCGCATTTTTTCCACAAGTGA
- a CDS encoding UPF0262 family protein, which translates to MASPGARLCAVSLDGSLNVQDDPNFKREQAIAIFDLLNENTFAPVGHDGGPYRLELTLVDRRLVMTISLDGGKHLVSHHLSLTPFRRLLKDYTLVCDIFHDAVGSVTPEKIEAIDMGRRAIHNEAAELLQARLSSKVTIDIDTARRLFTLIHVLLMRSREHGGQIRRLA; encoded by the coding sequence ATAGCCTCACCCGGCGCACGGCTTTGCGCCGTCTCGCTCGATGGCTCCTTGAATGTTCAGGACGATCCCAATTTTAAGCGGGAACAGGCCATCGCGATCTTCGACCTCTTGAACGAGAATACCTTCGCCCCCGTCGGCCATGACGGTGGCCCCTATCGCCTTGAGCTGACTTTGGTCGACCGCCGCCTGGTGATGACCATTTCCCTGGATGGAGGCAAACACCTCGTCAGCCATCATCTTTCGCTGACGCCGTTTCGCCGGTTGCTCAAGGACTACACGCTCGTATGCGATATCTTCCACGACGCGGTCGGCAGCGTAACTCCCGAGAAAATCGAGGCCATCGATATGGGTCGCCGCGCCATTCACAACGAAGCAGCCGAACTGTTGCAGGCCCGTCTCTCCTCGAAGGTCACCATCGACATCGATACCGCGCGGCGGCTGTTCACCTTGATCCATGTGCTGCTCATGCGGAGTCGGGAGCACGGCGGACAAATCCGGAGGCTGGCATGA
- a CDS encoding MFS transporter, translating into MQRDDPHSAVSTTLAPLQNRAFRAIWSATQISSLGWLIQTTAISWLMATISASDLMVALVKASSTLPAFFLSILAGAVADSFSRRGVMLAGHVLIALASLTLAVTVALGLVSPWLILGLGFLAGCGFALNDPAWHGDILEKRDIPAAVTLMSVVYNVVRSTGPAIGGAVLAFFGPLAAFVLAALSDLVPLAAISRSKWHVRSSSLPRERVTTAIHDGLRFTAMSSEIRAAIVRGTLFGVASISILALLPLIVRDHLTGGPIVYGSLLATFGIGAFTAGLSSSHLRRIVPQDRLIALASVACAACCFLLPLTTSIPVAGLSLAIGGAGWLLTWTGVDVAIQLSSPRWVVGRTLSIYYALSYGGMAAGSWIWGAIAQTYSLTVAFQGAAVVLVIVAAAAFVLPIELWDEAEQEASDFEPPALVLDLQPRSGPIVVKIDYVIADQNHQAFLACMRKRRRIQSQAGARNWTLQRNLLTSTLWTETFRTPTWTDYLRLNHRLSGADQELGERLAALHDGADAPQIVLAIERTTTQARSRSQPITRVSRP; encoded by the coding sequence ATGCAGCGTGACGATCCGCATTCGGCCGTTTCGACCACCCTGGCTCCTCTCCAGAACCGGGCGTTCCGTGCGATCTGGTCGGCGACGCAGATCTCCAGCCTCGGATGGCTCATCCAAACAACGGCGATCAGTTGGCTGATGGCGACGATCTCGGCCTCCGACCTGATGGTTGCGCTGGTGAAGGCCTCGTCGACACTGCCCGCCTTCTTTCTGTCGATCCTCGCCGGCGCCGTTGCCGACAGTTTTAGCCGGCGGGGCGTGATGCTCGCCGGTCACGTCCTGATCGCCCTGGCGTCCCTGACGCTGGCGGTCACCGTCGCACTCGGCCTTGTCAGTCCATGGCTGATCCTCGGATTGGGGTTCCTGGCCGGATGCGGCTTTGCCCTCAACGATCCGGCCTGGCACGGCGATATCCTGGAAAAGCGCGACATTCCGGCGGCGGTCACACTGATGTCGGTCGTCTACAACGTCGTTCGAAGCACCGGCCCTGCCATCGGCGGCGCAGTTCTGGCCTTCTTCGGCCCCCTTGCCGCTTTCGTCCTGGCGGCGCTGAGCGATCTGGTGCCGCTTGCTGCCATCTCCCGCTCGAAATGGCACGTGCGCTCGTCGTCGCTGCCGCGCGAGCGCGTCACGACCGCCATTCACGACGGGTTGCGCTTTACCGCGATGTCCTCGGAAATCAGGGCGGCCATCGTGCGCGGAACCCTGTTCGGCGTGGCGAGCATTTCCATCCTCGCGCTGCTGCCGCTGATCGTCCGCGATCATCTGACGGGCGGGCCGATCGTTTACGGGTCGCTGCTGGCGACATTCGGCATTGGCGCCTTTACCGCGGGTCTCAGCAGCAGCCACCTCCGCCGGATCGTGCCTCAGGACCGGCTGATCGCGCTTGCGTCGGTCGCCTGTGCCGCCTGTTGTTTTCTGCTTCCCCTGACGACATCGATCCCGGTTGCGGGCCTTTCGCTGGCCATCGGCGGCGCGGGCTGGCTGCTGACCTGGACCGGCGTTGACGTTGCGATCCAGCTGTCGAGTCCGCGCTGGGTCGTCGGGCGGACACTGTCGATCTACTACGCCCTCTCCTATGGCGGCATGGCGGCTGGCAGCTGGATATGGGGTGCCATCGCCCAGACCTACTCCCTGACCGTGGCCTTCCAGGGGGCCGCGGTGGTCCTTGTCATCGTGGCCGCCGCTGCCTTCGTGCTGCCGATCGAATTGTGGGACGAAGCCGAGCAAGAGGCCTCGGACTTCGAACCGCCGGCGCTCGTACTCGATTTGCAGCCGAGAAGCGGACCTATCGTCGTAAAGATCGACTACGTCATCGCCGATCAGAATCACCAGGCCTTTCTCGCGTGCATGCGTAAGCGCCGGCGCATCCAGAGCCAGGCGGGTGCACGGAACTGGACGCTCCAGCGCAACCTCCTGACCTCCACCCTTTGGACGGAGACGTTCCGGACGCCAACGTGGACGGATTATCTTCGTCTGAACCATCGGCTCTCGGGGGCCGATCAGGAGCTCGGCGAGCGGCTTGCCGCCCTTCACGATGGGGCTGACGCTCCTCAGATCGTGCTGGCCATCGAGCGCACGACAACCCAGGCACGCTCACGCAGCCAGCCGATAACGCGCGTCTCGCGTCCCTGA